One Bacteroidota bacterium genomic window carries:
- a CDS encoding ATP-dependent Clp protease adaptor ClpS — MAANEFHTNQPDLKEKVDSGTGQKNFLVLHNDDFHTFDFVIETLVNVCEMDEIQAEQCTYLIHYKGKCDVKKGSHNFLKPFKEALVERGLEATIE; from the coding sequence ATGGCCGCAAACGAATTTCATACAAACCAGCCCGACTTAAAAGAAAAAGTTGATAGCGGTACGGGTCAAAAGAATTTTCTTGTGCTGCACAACGATGATTTTCACACCTTCGATTTTGTGATTGAGACACTGGTGAATGTCTGCGAGATGGATGAAATACAAGCAGAGCAATGTACTTATCTTATTCACTACAAAGGAAAGTGCGATGTAAAAAAAGGCAGTCACAATTTCCTGAAACCTTTTAAAGAGGCCTTAGTCGAGCGTGGACTTGAGGCTACAATCGAATAA
- the asnB gene encoding asparagine synthase B, whose translation MCGIIGVFDLKTDSANLREQVLIQAKRLRHRGPDWSGIYCGQKSILAHERLSIVDPQSGNQPLFSKDRKHILAVNGEIYNYKTLKKQTEDVYEFQTNSDCEVILSLYKKKGIDFLEDLNGIFAFALYDEIEDSYLIARDHIGIIPLYMGWDKLGNFYVSSELKGLEGYCNHIEEFKPGHYLYSKEGVIKKWYNRSWSEYDAVKDNKTSIEEIRQALESAVHRQLMSDVPYGVLLSGGLDSSVTSALAKKYSQKDVSEGVGHSMWWPQLHSFAIGLVGSPDLAAARKVADAIGTVHHEVNFTVQEGLDALKDVIYHIETYDVTTIRASTPMYLLARVIKSMGIKMVLSGEGADELFGGYLYFHKAPNAKAFHEETVRKLGKLNLYDCLRANKTLAAWGVEGRVPFLDKEFMDVAMQINPDDKMIKNGRIEKWVVRKAFEDYLPESVVWRQKEQFSDGVGYGWIDSLKEVTSKLVSDQQMENAKYRFPINTPKTKEEYYYRSIFSEHFPSDSAAQCVPSVPSIACSTPEALEWDASFKNNADPSGRSMKSVHLEAYE comes from the coding sequence ATGTGTGGAATAATTGGGGTTTTCGATCTGAAAACAGACTCAGCAAATTTACGTGAACAAGTACTCATACAGGCCAAAAGGCTTCGACATCGTGGCCCCGATTGGTCGGGCATTTATTGCGGGCAGAAATCCATACTTGCTCACGAGCGGCTGTCGATTGTGGATCCTCAATCGGGCAATCAACCACTTTTTAGCAAAGATCGCAAGCATATACTGGCTGTGAATGGCGAAATTTACAATTATAAAACCCTTAAAAAACAGACCGAAGATGTGTATGAGTTTCAGACTAACTCCGATTGTGAAGTCATTCTCTCCTTGTACAAAAAGAAAGGGATCGATTTTCTTGAGGATCTGAATGGAATCTTTGCTTTTGCCTTGTACGACGAAATTGAAGATTCTTACCTGATAGCCCGTGATCATATTGGGATAATTCCACTGTATATGGGTTGGGACAAGCTGGGGAATTTCTACGTCTCGTCTGAACTGAAGGGTCTTGAAGGATATTGCAACCACATCGAAGAGTTTAAGCCCGGGCATTATTTATACAGCAAAGAGGGTGTGATTAAAAAGTGGTATAACCGCAGTTGGTCTGAATATGATGCGGTGAAGGATAACAAAACCAGTATTGAAGAAATCCGTCAGGCACTTGAAAGTGCTGTTCACCGGCAACTTATGTCCGATGTGCCCTATGGGGTATTGCTTTCAGGCGGACTCGATTCTTCCGTTACTTCAGCCCTGGCAAAAAAGTATTCCCAAAAAGATGTGAGCGAAGGAGTAGGGCACAGCATGTGGTGGCCACAACTGCATTCATTTGCAATTGGTTTGGTAGGTTCGCCTGACCTGGCAGCAGCACGAAAAGTGGCCGATGCCATTGGAACGGTGCATCATGAAGTGAATTTTACCGTTCAGGAAGGTTTGGATGCCTTAAAAGATGTAATCTATCACATCGAAACTTACGATGTAACCACCATTCGGGCCTCTACGCCCATGTACCTTCTTGCCAGGGTAATTAAGTCCATGGGAATAAAAATGGTGCTCTCAGGCGAAGGTGCCGACGAGCTATTTGGTGGATACCTCTATTTTCACAAGGCGCCCAATGCCAAGGCTTTTCACGAAGAAACGGTGCGCAAACTTGGAAAACTAAATCTATACGATTGTTTGCGGGCAAACAAAACACTAGCGGCCTGGGGTGTTGAAGGCAGAGTTCCATTTCTCGATAAAGAGTTTATGGATGTGGCCATGCAAATAAATCCCGATGATAAAATGATTAAAAACGGACGTATCGAAAAATGGGTCGTACGAAAGGCTTTCGAAGATTATTTGCCCGAAAGTGTCGTGTGGAGACAAAAAGAACAATTTTCCGATGGAGTTGGATATGGTTGGATTGATTCATTGAAAGAAGTAACAAGTAAATTGGTATCCGATCAGCAAATGGAGAATGCCAAATACCGTTTTCCTATCAATACTCCAAAAACCAAAGAAGAATATTATTACCGCTCTATTTTCAGCGAACATTTTCCATCCGATTCTGCAGCACAATGTGTACCTTCCGTACCTTCCATTGCCTGCAGCACTCCCGAGGCACTCGAATGGGATGCATCTTTTAAAAACAATGCCGACCCTTCTGGCCGATCCATGAAAAGTGTTCATCTGGAGGCTTATGAATAG
- the floA gene encoding flotillin-like protein FloA (flotillin-like protein involved in membrane lipid rafts), producing the protein MDGAGLGLYVLIIIAIITVLWLFFYFIPLGLWFSAVFARVYVPIGQLIGMRIRKVPPGIILNALINSSKAGLKLVRDELEAHYLAGGNVQMVVRALISADKANITLDFKAATAIDLAGRDVLEAVKMSVNPKVIDTPPVTAVAKDGIQLICKARVTVRANIKQLVGGAGEDTVLARVGEGIVSSIGSSHSHKAVLENPDSISRVVLDKGLDAGTAFEILSIDIADIDIGKNIGAVLQMDQANADKNIAQAKAEERRAMAVALEQEMKAKAQEARAKVIEAEAEIPKAMAEAFRSGNLGIMDYYRLRNIEADTSMRDSIAGGSGSGDKTKKK; encoded by the coding sequence ATGGATGGAGCTGGACTTGGTCTTTATGTTTTAATTATTATTGCCATCATCACTGTGTTGTGGCTTTTCTTTTATTTTATTCCATTGGGATTATGGTTTAGTGCGGTGTTTGCACGTGTGTATGTTCCAATTGGTCAACTGATTGGAATGCGAATCCGTAAGGTTCCTCCCGGAATTATTCTCAACGCTTTGATCAACTCCTCCAAAGCAGGCTTAAAGCTGGTACGTGATGAGCTGGAGGCTCACTATCTTGCAGGTGGTAATGTGCAAATGGTTGTACGGGCGCTTATTTCCGCTGACAAAGCCAATATTACTTTGGATTTTAAAGCTGCAACTGCCATTGACCTGGCAGGGCGCGACGTACTTGAAGCTGTGAAAATGTCGGTAAACCCTAAAGTAATCGACACTCCTCCGGTAACGGCGGTTGCCAAAGATGGTATTCAGTTAATTTGTAAGGCAAGGGTTACTGTGCGTGCCAACATCAAACAATTGGTGGGTGGTGCCGGGGAAGATACAGTGTTGGCTCGTGTGGGTGAAGGAATTGTTTCGTCCATTGGTTCATCCCATTCGCACAAGGCAGTGCTTGAAAACCCCGACTCCATTTCGAGGGTTGTGCTGGATAAGGGATTAGATGCCGGAACTGCATTTGAAATACTTTCGATTGACATTGCTGATATCGATATAGGAAAAAACATTGGTGCTGTGCTTCAAATGGATCAGGCCAATGCCGATAAAAATATAGCCCAGGCCAAAGCCGAGGAGCGCAGAGCCATGGCCGTAGCACTCGAACAAGAGATGAAGGCGAAGGCTCAGGAAGCCCGTGCCAAAGTGATCGAAGCCGAAGCGGAGATTCCTAAAGCTATGGCTGAAGCTTTCCGTAGTGGTAACCTCGGTATAATGGATTATTATCGCCTGCGCAACATTGAGGCCGATACAAGCATGCGCGATTCCATTGCCGGCGGAAGTGGAAGTGGCGATAAAACTAAAAAGAAATAG
- a CDS encoding peptidase M64, translating into MNRFAHIFFLFIVCLSLKGQESVRPEETSSMAIRMDYSITGNKFHARIEDVSFVYEAGIGELLKKNGDCPEYGKYKVEVHDAATGRILYSHSFSDLFQEWQLTEEANSMENSFRNSLRFPSCADSFTVKLFRRDTNLVFNEFYSQTLEKSSVKYEPEYSFNRIDRVVHDKGNFQHKLELVFVSEGYTEPQKTKFFSDANRFKEVLFDWEPYRSNQEGIRIRAVFIESPQEGVDVPSESVWCRTNFNSTFGTFSIDRYLSVPDISMVYKALHGIYFDRVCILVNSMRYGGGGIYNFYNIFTVDNDKSAFVFIHELGHSFAGLADEYYSSEVSYSEFMRLDIEPVEPNVTTLVNFDAKWKNLVADTIPVPTPLIEEYYDAIGAFEGAVYQAKGIYRPSLDCAMKSSECDHFCMVCRQIIEQKLKCFSK; encoded by the coding sequence ATGAATCGATTCGCACATATTTTTTTTCTCTTTATTGTTTGTCTTAGTCTAAAGGGACAGGAGTCTGTAAGGCCCGAGGAAACGAGCTCCATGGCTATACGCATGGATTATTCCATTACTGGCAACAAATTCCATGCACGAATAGAGGATGTATCTTTTGTTTATGAGGCAGGTATCGGCGAGTTATTAAAAAAAAATGGCGATTGTCCGGAATATGGGAAGTACAAGGTAGAGGTGCATGATGCAGCTACAGGCAGGATACTTTATTCGCATAGTTTTTCCGATTTGTTTCAGGAATGGCAGTTAACTGAAGAAGCCAACAGCATGGAAAATAGCTTTCGCAATAGCCTGCGCTTTCCTTCATGCGCAGATAGTTTTACAGTGAAGCTTTTTCGCCGCGACACCAATCTTGTGTTTAACGAGTTTTATAGCCAGACACTGGAGAAATCTTCAGTGAAATATGAACCTGAATATAGCTTTAATCGAATCGACAGAGTTGTACACGACAAGGGTAACTTTCAGCATAAACTTGAGTTGGTGTTTGTGTCGGAAGGATATACTGAGCCGCAAAAAACTAAATTCTTTTCTGATGCAAACCGGTTTAAAGAGGTACTTTTCGATTGGGAACCCTACCGCAGCAATCAGGAGGGTATCAGGATCCGGGCGGTGTTTATTGAGTCGCCACAAGAAGGAGTCGATGTGCCATCAGAAAGTGTCTGGTGTCGAACTAATTTTAATAGCACCTTTGGCACCTTTTCCATAGATCGGTATCTTTCTGTTCCTGACATTTCCATGGTTTATAAGGCCTTGCATGGAATCTATTTCGATCGGGTGTGCATTTTAGTAAACTCGATGCGGTATGGGGGAGGCGGCATTTATAATTTTTACAACATCTTTACTGTCGATAACGATAAAAGTGCTTTTGTTTTTATCCACGAACTGGGGCATAGCTTTGCCGGATTGGCCGACGAATATTATTCTAGTGAGGTAAGTTACAGTGAGTTTATGCGCTTGGATATTGAACCTGTCGAACCAAATGTGACTACCCTTGTGAATTTCGATGCAAAATGGAAAAATCTGGTTGCCGACACCATACCTGTGCCAACGCCATTGATTGAAGAATACTACGATGCAATAGGTGCATTCGAGGGAGCCGTTTACCAGGCAAAGGGGATTTACAGGCCCTCGTTGGATTGCGCCATGAAATCATCAGAGTGCGACCATTTTTGCATGGTATGCAGGCAGATTATCGAACAAAAACTTAAATGTTTTTCTAAATAA
- a CDS encoding mechanosensitive ion channel: MNTNYLFDLSSYLKNTNISEEFYPLINVGFGLLVLILFAYTAHIIIKKFVLKALQSVAKRTKSMWDDILLEKKVFNRLAHLVPAIIIYSAIGYILKDYDKALLLGYAVLKIYMNLMVILALDAMVSAMHHIYLSMDVAKDRPNIKGYVQIAKIIIYFIGVILILSIILNKKPTALFAGLGAMAAILLLVFKDTILGLVASIQLSANDMVRIGDYITMPSRNADGNVIEVTLNTVKVRNADKTISTIPTYALVSESFSNWRGMVESGGRRIKRHIAIDMKSVKFCTPEMLNKFSRINLLEDYIQNKSKEIAEYNAENKFDESLAVNGRRMTNLGTFRYYLEAYLKNNPMIHQDMPLLVRQLQPTETGIPIEIYVFCKVTEWDSYERIQADIFDHILSIIPTFELNVFQNPSGHDFEAFMKK; the protein is encoded by the coding sequence ATGAATACCAATTACCTTTTCGATTTAAGTTCGTATTTGAAAAATACCAACATTTCAGAAGAATTTTATCCCCTTATCAATGTGGGTTTTGGTTTGCTTGTACTTATATTATTTGCTTACACAGCACATATCATTATTAAAAAATTTGTTTTAAAGGCTCTGCAATCGGTGGCGAAGCGCACCAAATCAATGTGGGATGATATTTTACTTGAAAAGAAAGTGTTCAACAGGCTTGCCCATTTAGTGCCGGCAATTATTATCTATTCTGCAATTGGATATATTCTGAAGGATTACGACAAGGCTTTGCTTTTGGGGTATGCTGTGCTGAAAATATACATGAATCTCATGGTTATTCTCGCACTGGATGCCATGGTCAGTGCCATGCATCATATTTACCTCAGCATGGATGTTGCAAAAGACCGTCCCAACATTAAGGGTTATGTTCAAATTGCAAAAATCATTATCTACTTCATAGGAGTCATTCTAATTCTTTCGATAATTCTGAATAAAAAACCCACCGCCCTGTTTGCAGGTTTGGGTGCCATGGCTGCGATTCTATTGCTGGTTTTTAAAGACACCATACTTGGATTAGTGGCAAGCATTCAACTTTCGGCAAACGATATGGTACGCATAGGCGATTACATTACCATGCCAAGCCGAAATGCCGACGGCAATGTGATAGAAGTAACTCTGAACACAGTAAAAGTAAGAAACGCTGATAAAACAATCAGCACCATACCTACCTACGCGCTTGTTTCAGAATCGTTTAGCAACTGGCGGGGGATGGTAGAATCAGGAGGCAGGCGCATAAAACGCCATATTGCCATTGATATGAAAAGTGTAAAATTCTGCACTCCCGAGATGCTAAATAAGTTTTCGCGCATCAATCTTCTCGAAGACTATATTCAAAATAAATCAAAAGAAATTGCCGAATACAATGCTGAAAATAAGTTTGACGAGTCTTTAGCCGTAAACGGTAGAAGAATGACCAACCTGGGTACATTTCGATACTACCTGGAGGCTTATTTGAAAAATAATCCGATGATTCATCAGGATATGCCACTTTTGGTAAGACAATTACAACCAACAGAAACAGGGATACCCATTGAAATTTATGTATTTTGCAAAGTTACTGAATGGGACAGCTATGAAAGAATTCAGGCCGATATCTTCGACCATATCCTGTCTATCATACCTACTTTTGAATTAAACGTATTTCAGAATCCTTCGGGACACGATTTTGAGGCTTTCATGAAGAAATAG
- a CDS encoding NfeD family protein: MAISVIIILILIGIVLLLIEFLVIPGVTIAGIAGTALIIGGVVSGYIFHGTPDGHYIMLATTALIVILFVLAFKTKTWQRMGLSTSIDSHIETAGSDQFKVGEIGKSISRLAPIGKVMIHDMIIEARSMGGYIDSNVDVVIVHTEKNKIFVEPK, from the coding sequence ATGGCAATAAGCGTTATAATCATCCTTATACTCATTGGAATTGTATTGCTCCTTATAGAGTTTCTTGTTATTCCTGGTGTAACCATTGCTGGCATTGCAGGTACAGCTTTAATTATTGGTGGAGTAGTTTCAGGATATATTTTTCATGGCACACCCGATGGCCATTATATTATGCTGGCAACAACTGCTTTAATTGTAATCTTATTTGTGCTTGCATTTAAGACAAAAACATGGCAAAGAATGGGATTAAGCACAAGTATCGACAGTCATATCGAAACAGCTGGTTCCGATCAGTTTAAGGTGGGCGAAATTGGAAAAAGTATATCGCGCCTTGCGCCCATTGGCAAGGTGATGATACATGATATGATTATTGAAGCCCGATCGATGGGAGGGTACATCGATTCCAATGTCGATGTGGTGATTGTGCATACTGAAAAAAATAAAATATTTGTTGAACCTAAATAA
- a CDS encoding P-II family nitrogen regulator, which yields MKLITAIINETKLDAVREALIEADITRITVMRVSGHGQQHQEDIYRGKKVIPKLIPKVKIEIAVNEAFVDITVNTIIQTAKSGKEGEVGDGKIFITNLEECIRIRTEERGGIAI from the coding sequence ATGAAACTTATAACAGCTATTATAAACGAAACCAAACTTGATGCAGTGCGCGAGGCACTTATCGAAGCTGATATTACACGGATCACTGTTATGCGTGTGTCGGGTCATGGACAACAGCACCAGGAAGATATTTACCGCGGAAAAAAAGTTATCCCAAAGCTTATACCTAAGGTAAAGATAGAAATTGCTGTGAACGAGGCTTTTGTCGATATTACAGTCAATACTATTATTCAAACGGCAAAAAGCGGCAAAGAGGGTGAGGTTGGAGATGGTAAAATATTTATTACCAACCTCGAAGAATGCATCCGCATTCGCACCGAAGAGCGAGGCGGTATTGCAATTTAA
- a CDS encoding ammonium transporter produces MKKLNFKLLAVLFILLFFGSNALFASEGAAVDTGVTSWMLTSTALVLLMVPGLAMFYGGLVRTKNVLGTMMHSFVAMGVMAVLWVILGYSMSFGGNVLGGWFGWNKDYFFLNGIDESIMGSGVPEYVFSMFQGKFAIITPALIAGAFAERVTFKGYVIFIAVWGIIVYNPLCHWVWAEGGFLFKMGAIDFAGGTVVHISAGVSGLVAALYLGGRRGHPKAAIAPSNLAMTMMGAGLLWVGWFGFNAGSSISSGLATAQALTATQAAAAAGAITWMLIEGFHQGKSTALGFASGILAGLVAVTPAAGVVQPIGALALGVLASLACYMFIILKDKFGYDDSLDAFGLHGIGGIVGAIFLVFFMRGDHTAGEITSQLGIQALAVGIAIAYAAVLTLIIVFVIDKTIGLRSKEKDEMQGLDASYHGEHGYGMLNL; encoded by the coding sequence ATGAAAAAATTAAACTTTAAACTTTTAGCAGTTCTTTTTATCCTGCTATTTTTCGGATCAAATGCATTGTTTGCATCCGAAGGAGCGGCAGTGGACACCGGAGTTACTTCCTGGATGCTCACTTCCACCGCGCTGGTACTTTTAATGGTTCCTGGGCTGGCCATGTTTTATGGTGGCCTTGTACGTACGAAAAACGTGTTGGGCACCATGATGCACAGTTTTGTAGCCATGGGTGTGATGGCAGTCTTATGGGTAATTTTAGGCTATTCCATGAGTTTTGGTGGCAATGTGCTCGGAGGATGGTTTGGATGGAACAAAGACTATTTCTTTCTGAACGGAATTGATGAAAGCATTATGGGTTCTGGAGTTCCGGAATATGTATTTTCAATGTTTCAGGGCAAGTTTGCCATTATCACTCCTGCCCTCATTGCGGGTGCTTTTGCGGAAAGGGTAACATTTAAAGGATATGTAATTTTTATAGCCGTTTGGGGAATCATAGTATACAATCCGCTTTGCCATTGGGTATGGGCCGAAGGAGGTTTCCTTTTCAAAATGGGAGCCATTGACTTTGCAGGTGGAACCGTGGTGCATATTTCAGCTGGCGTGAGCGGATTGGTAGCAGCCTTGTATCTGGGTGGGCGTCGTGGACATCCGAAAGCTGCCATAGCACCCAGTAACCTGGCAATGACCATGATGGGTGCAGGTTTATTATGGGTAGGCTGGTTTGGATTTAATGCAGGCAGCTCAATAAGCAGTGGACTTGCTACTGCACAGGCTCTTACTGCCACACAAGCCGCTGCTGCTGCCGGAGCAATCACCTGGATGCTTATCGAAGGTTTTCATCAGGGAAAATCTACTGCCCTTGGTTTTGCTTCTGGAATTCTAGCAGGTTTGGTAGCCGTTACCCCAGCTGCAGGAGTTGTACAACCAATAGGTGCCCTTGCCCTTGGTGTATTGGCTTCTTTAGCCTGTTACATGTTCATTATTCTAAAAGATAAATTTGGTTACGACGATAGTCTCGATGCTTTTGGTTTGCATGGCATTGGTGGAATTGTTGGTGCAATCTTTCTGGTTTTCTTTATGCGCGGCGATCATACTGCTGGCGAAATAACCTCCCAGTTGGGAATTCAAGCTCTGGCTGTGGGTATTGCCATTGCTTATGCTGCAGTACTTACACTGATAATTGTTTTTGTGATCGACAAAACCATTGGTCTGCGTTCGAAAGAAAAGGACGAAATGCAGGGCCTGGATGCCAGTTATCATGGTGAGCACGGATATGGTATGCTTAATTTGTAA
- a CDS encoding aspartate--ammonia ligase produces MQNLILPKAYKSLLTLKETELAIKLVKDTFQDNLSTELRLRRVTAPLFVLKGTGINDDLNGVERKVTFPIKVLQDQPAEVVNSLAKWKRLALADYEIEQGYGIYTDMNAIRPDEDLDNLHSLYVDQWDWEKVITTSDRTVDYLRSIVRRIYEVLKRTEFVVFENYPQIKPSLPDEITFIHSEELLKLYPDLTPKERETEFTRKHGAVFVIGIGAKLSNGEAHDGRAPDYDDWTSPGESGLPGLNGDILLWNPILELAYELSSMGIRVDQQALNKQLEIAGETKRKELLFHKRLLNDELPLSVGGGIGQSRLCMFLLRKAHIGEVQSSIWPDEQRKACEENGIQFI; encoded by the coding sequence ATGCAAAACCTGATTCTTCCCAAAGCTTATAAGAGTTTGCTCACTCTCAAAGAAACCGAATTAGCCATTAAACTTGTTAAAGACACTTTTCAGGACAATTTGTCGACCGAGCTCAGATTGCGCAGGGTAACAGCACCCCTTTTTGTGTTAAAAGGCACCGGTATTAACGATGACTTGAATGGGGTGGAACGAAAAGTAACTTTTCCCATTAAGGTTCTTCAGGATCAACCTGCCGAAGTGGTTAACTCGCTGGCCAAATGGAAACGGTTGGCCCTTGCAGATTATGAGATTGAACAAGGCTATGGGATATATACCGATATGAATGCCATCAGGCCAGACGAAGACCTCGATAATCTTCATTCACTGTATGTAGATCAGTGGGATTGGGAAAAAGTAATTACAACTTCTGACCGAACGGTAGATTATCTGCGCAGCATTGTTCGACGAATTTACGAGGTTCTTAAGCGAACAGAATTTGTAGTTTTCGAAAACTACCCCCAAATAAAACCCTCTCTTCCCGATGAGATTACATTTATTCACTCCGAGGAGTTGTTGAAATTGTATCCTGACTTAACGCCAAAGGAGCGCGAAACAGAGTTTACAAGAAAGCATGGAGCCGTATTTGTTATTGGTATTGGGGCAAAGCTTAGCAATGGCGAAGCACATGATGGCCGGGCTCCTGATTACGACGATTGGACAAGTCCTGGTGAAAGTGGTTTACCTGGTCTTAATGGCGACATCCTACTCTGGAACCCTATTCTTGAATTAGCCTATGAACTTTCCTCAATGGGCATAAGGGTCGACCAACAGGCATTGAATAAGCAGCTTGAGATTGCCGGTGAAACCAAGCGAAAGGAATTGTTGTTTCATAAACGCCTTCTCAACGATGAATTACCCTTATCGGTGGGTGGTGGTATCGGACAATCGCGTTTATGTATGTTTTTATTGCGAAAAGCGCACATAGGGGAAGTGCAATCGAGCATTTGGCCGGATGAACAGCGAAAGGCCTGTGAAGAAAACGGCATTCAGTTTATCTAA
- a CDS encoding peptidylprolyl isomerase, whose translation MKKAIITTAKGEMKVEFYEKDAPKTVDNFVKLAKEGYYNGLRFHRVIPDFVIQGGCPYSKEVSNPRVGTGGPGYSIDCELTGENQYHDRGVLSMAHAGRNTGGSQFFICHSRKNTAHLDRNHTCFGKVYEGLEVIDSIKAGDLIEKIQIIEE comes from the coding sequence ATGAAAAAAGCAATTATTACTACTGCCAAAGGCGAGATGAAGGTTGAATTTTACGAAAAGGATGCCCCAAAAACAGTAGACAATTTTGTAAAACTGGCCAAGGAAGGCTATTACAACGGCTTACGCTTTCACAGGGTAATACCCGATTTTGTGATACAAGGTGGCTGTCCTTACTCGAAAGAAGTTTCCAACCCCAGGGTTGGAACCGGCGGGCCAGGATATTCCATTGATTGCGAACTTACAGGCGAAAATCAATATCACGACCGCGGAGTGTTGTCGATGGCTCATGCAGGACGCAACACAGGTGGCTCGCAGTTTTTTATTTGTCATAGTCGCAAAAACACTGCCCACCTCGACCGCAACCATACCTGCTTTGGCAAGGTGTACGAAGGTCTTGAGGTGATTGATTCCATCAAAGCCGGTGACTTGATTGAGAAAATACAAATTATTGAGGAATAA
- a CDS encoding Lrp/AsnC ligand binding domain-containing protein produces the protein MKSDHIYQIDELDEKILNILTKNARIPFLEVARECNVSGAAIHQRVQRLSKLGIINGSQFTVNPKKLGYNTCAYIGIFLDNAAMFNDVSSRLLRIPEIVQCHYTTGQYSMFLKVYTKDNEHLRKVLADKIQAIPGIMRTETFISLEVLADRHIPSLEREQ, from the coding sequence ATGAAAAGCGATCATATTTATCAGATTGATGAACTCGATGAGAAGATTCTGAACATACTCACCAAGAATGCGCGTATTCCTTTTCTCGAAGTAGCCCGAGAATGCAATGTTTCGGGTGCTGCTATTCATCAGCGGGTACAACGCCTGTCGAAGCTGGGTATTATTAATGGTTCTCAGTTCACTGTAAACCCTAAAAAACTGGGGTACAATACCTGCGCATACATTGGTATTTTTTTAGATAATGCGGCCATGTTCAACGATGTATCTTCGCGCCTTTTAAGAATTCCTGAAATTGTGCAGTGTCATTATACTACAGGACAATATTCGATGTTCCTGAAGGTATATACAAAAGACAACGAGCATTTGCGTAAGGTGCTTGCTGACAAAATACAGGCTATACCAGGCATTATGCGTACCGAAACATTTATTTCGCTGGAAGTACTTGCCGACAGGCATATACCTTCTCTTGAAAGAGAACAATAA
- a CDS encoding FKBP-type peptidyl-prolyl cis-trans isomerase: protein MKHILKSIIVLVFVAIAFSCQSQPGQKAKLKTNFDTVSYMIGMSVGASFEQLPSKDQISPELIAKGIYDVLKQGDTLFTMEEMQNYLREFSMAEQEKASEKAKKENTDFLEKNKANEGVAVTESGLQYRVIKEGAGVKPAATDKVKVHYTGKLIDGTVFDSSVERGTPAEFGLNQVIPGWTEGLQLMSVGSIYELTIPFELAYGPRGSGQVIPPYATLVFEVELIEILPAE, encoded by the coding sequence ATGAAACACATTTTAAAATCAATCATTGTATTAGTTTTCGTGGCAATTGCATTCTCTTGCCAGTCGCAACCAGGCCAAAAAGCCAAGCTAAAAACCAATTTCGATACCGTTAGCTACATGATAGGAATGTCGGTAGGTGCCAGTTTCGAGCAATTGCCGAGCAAAGACCAAATCAGCCCAGAGCTTATTGCCAAAGGCATTTACGATGTACTTAAACAAGGTGATACACTTTTCACCATGGAAGAAATGCAAAACTACCTGAGAGAATTTTCAATGGCGGAGCAAGAAAAAGCTTCTGAAAAAGCTAAAAAAGAAAATACCGATTTCCTGGAGAAAAATAAAGCCAACGAGGGTGTGGCTGTTACCGAAAGTGGATTACAATACCGCGTGATTAAAGAAGGTGCAGGCGTAAAACCAGCAGCCACTGACAAAGTAAAAGTACACTATACCGGTAAGCTTATCGATGGAACTGTGTTTGACAGTTCTGTAGAACGCGGAACACCTGCTGAATTTGGCCTCAATCAGGTTATTCCGGGTTGGACCGAAGGTCTGCAGCTGATGTCTGTTGGATCTATTTACGAATTGACTATTCCTTTTGAACTGGCTTATGGACCCCGTGGCAGCGGACAAGTAATTCCTCCTTATGCTACGCTTGTTTTTGAAGTAGAATTAATCGAAATTTTACCTGCCGAATAA